The Deltaproteobacteria bacterium genome window below encodes:
- a CDS encoding septum formation initiator family protein gives MNRILLAGLVAALVAWGPQQLELAAGTDELTRVEGERDELDAANAALRREIAELQAEVRALKTDPDEVARIAREDLNLVGQGEIVFEVEHRPAPKTDATP, from the coding sequence ATGAACCGCATCCTGCTGGCCGGGTTGGTCGCCGCGCTGGTGGCGTGGGGTCCCCAGCAGCTCGAGCTCGCCGCCGGCACCGACGAGCTCACCCGCGTCGAGGGTGAGCGCGACGAGCTCGACGCCGCCAACGCGGCGCTGCGCCGGGAGATCGCCGAGCTGCAAGCCGAGGTCCGCGCGCTCAAGACCGATCCCGACGAGGTCGCACGCATCGCGCGCGAAGACCTCAACCTCGTCGGCCAGGGCGAGATCGTGTTCGAGGTCGAACACCGCCCGGCCCCGAAGACCGACGCCACGCCATGA
- a CDS encoding biopolymer transporter ExbD, protein MSFARRSKRRRGEVSIDLTPLIDVVFQLLIFFVLTSTFQNNPSFRVKLPKAKNREVTQQPKALVVTIAKDGSIELDGKAVDARELELRMCAAAQSDETTGVNIRADEATEHQHVVRVMDAARTCGLDKLGILHGR, encoded by the coding sequence GTGAGCTTCGCGCGCCGCAGCAAGCGGCGGCGCGGCGAGGTCTCGATCGACCTCACGCCGCTCATCGACGTGGTGTTCCAGCTGCTCATCTTCTTCGTGCTGACCTCGACCTTCCAGAACAACCCCTCGTTCAGGGTCAAGCTGCCCAAGGCCAAGAACCGCGAGGTCACCCAGCAGCCCAAGGCGCTGGTGGTGACGATCGCGAAGGACGGCAGCATCGAGCTCGACGGCAAGGCGGTCGACGCCCGCGAGCTCGAGCTGCGCATGTGCGCGGCGGCGCAGTCCGACGAGACCACGGGGGTGAACATCCGCGCCGACGAAGCCACCGAGCACCAACATGTGGTGCGGGTGATGGACGCCGCGCGCACCTGTGGGCTCGACAAGCTCGGCATCCTGCACGGGCGTTGA
- a CDS encoding MotA/TolQ/ExbB proton channel family protein — translation MDVKELFGQGGPLMWAILGSSIIGVAFFIERLWSLQRARLLPRAFVDRIRGLVVKRKTSEALLLCEENRSSIALIMAAGLRAYGLGRGRDVVKESVEEVGEREVARMGRNVEIVGTVAAVSPLLGLLGTVVGMIQVFKKFVDAYKQGMVGPDAFAEGIWQALITTAYGLVVAIPMLVLYKFLQGRNERIVIDMEEDAMGLVDLLDDAALHRDADAARSAKDRDEAPAKPSGTKAKADADEDAP, via the coding sequence ATGGACGTCAAGGAACTCTTCGGACAGGGCGGACCGCTCATGTGGGCGATCCTCGGCTCCTCGATCATCGGGGTCGCGTTCTTCATCGAGCGCCTGTGGTCGCTGCAGCGCGCACGGCTGCTGCCGCGGGCGTTCGTCGATCGCATCCGCGGTCTGGTGGTCAAGCGCAAGACCAGCGAGGCGCTGCTGCTGTGCGAGGAGAACCGCTCGTCGATCGCGCTCATCATGGCCGCGGGTCTACGGGCCTACGGCCTCGGGCGCGGCCGCGACGTCGTGAAGGAGTCGGTCGAGGAGGTCGGCGAGCGCGAGGTGGCCCGCATGGGGCGCAACGTCGAGATCGTCGGCACCGTGGCCGCGGTGAGCCCACTGCTGGGGCTGCTCGGCACCGTCGTCGGCATGATCCAGGTCTTCAAGAAGTTCGTCGATGCCTACAAGCAGGGCATGGTCGGGCCCGACGCCTTCGCCGAGGGCATCTGGCAGGCGCTCATCACCACCGCGTACGGCTTGGTGGTCGCGATCCCGATGCTGGTGCTCTACAAGTTCCTGCAGGGCCGCAACGAGCGCATCGTCATCGACATGGAAGAGGACGCGATGGGCCTGGTCGACCTGCTCGACGACGCCGCGCTCCACCGCGACGCCGACGCGGCGCGCTCGGCCAAGGATCGCGACGAGGCGCCCGCCAAGCCCAGCGGCACCAAGGCGAAGGCCGACGCCGACGAGGACGCGCCGTGA
- a CDS encoding HAMP domain-containing histidine kinase, producing the protein MSRRRAEPPRLARRVALVGAAWAAVAGACAALIAAMLSGGLLARYEDRVALAAVAELADEIDEELTRGAPDDPADDRHPIRIGPDGAPVLATVLDHELADVREPGAVAAIVDATGVVAGDPRLPTIASGDCEVLADLELERRVCAAALGDGRLVVLGVSAQDERERRRLTWWSLLVGALVGAALGGLASHRSASWTIAPLTELGDRVRRIDADAPRADLLEPPARHAELEALRDSVAQLVARLGHALVHAQSFAAQAAHELRTPLAVLAGELELMLEGEPADPATVRRLQARVHELVRLVQRLLVLARPGRAPAEQGEAVELAEVIDGVIGELGVEQRARVHVELAREAIIRGDAELLRAMIHNAVDNALKFSDARVDVRVTATRESVDVDVIDAGPGIPPHEREAVFAAFHRGAASPGVAGHGIGLALIAHVAAAHAGAVRLLEVDRGAHLRISLPRWCEDGR; encoded by the coding sequence ATGTCGCGACGCCGCGCTGAGCCACCGCGGCTCGCACGTCGCGTCGCGCTGGTGGGCGCAGCGTGGGCCGCGGTCGCGGGGGCCTGCGCGGCGCTGATCGCCGCGATGCTGAGCGGCGGCCTGCTCGCGCGGTATGAGGATCGCGTCGCGCTCGCGGCGGTCGCCGAGCTGGCCGACGAGATCGACGAGGAGCTCACCCGCGGCGCGCCCGACGATCCCGCGGACGATCGACATCCGATCCGGATCGGTCCCGACGGTGCGCCCGTGCTGGCGACCGTGCTCGACCACGAGCTCGCCGACGTGCGCGAGCCGGGGGCGGTGGCGGCGATCGTCGACGCCACCGGGGTCGTCGCCGGCGACCCGCGGCTGCCGACGATTGCGTCGGGCGACTGCGAGGTGCTCGCGGACCTCGAGCTCGAGCGGCGCGTGTGTGCGGCCGCGCTCGGCGATGGTCGCCTGGTGGTGCTGGGGGTCAGCGCGCAGGACGAACGCGAGCGCCGACGCCTGACCTGGTGGAGCCTGCTGGTCGGTGCGCTGGTGGGGGCCGCGCTCGGCGGGCTGGCGAGTCACCGCAGCGCCAGCTGGACCATCGCGCCGCTGACCGAGCTCGGGGATCGCGTGCGACGCATCGATGCCGATGCGCCACGGGCCGACCTGCTCGAGCCACCCGCGCGACACGCCGAGCTCGAGGCGCTGCGCGACAGCGTCGCGCAGCTGGTCGCGCGTCTGGGGCACGCGCTCGTGCACGCGCAGTCCTTCGCGGCCCAGGCCGCGCACGAGCTGCGCACGCCGCTGGCGGTGTTGGCTGGCGAGCTCGAGCTCATGCTCGAGGGCGAGCCGGCCGACCCGGCCACGGTGCGTCGGCTGCAGGCGCGGGTGCACGAGCTGGTGCGACTGGTGCAGCGCCTGCTCGTGCTGGCGCGGCCCGGTCGCGCGCCCGCCGAGCAGGGCGAGGCCGTCGAGCTCGCCGAGGTGATCGATGGCGTCATCGGCGAGCTCGGCGTCGAGCAGCGCGCGCGCGTCCACGTCGAGCTCGCCCGCGAAGCAATCATCCGCGGCGATGCGGAGCTGCTACGCGCGATGATCCACAACGCCGTCGACAATGCGCTGAAGTTCTCCGACGCGCGGGTCGACGTCCGCGTGACGGCGACCCGCGAGTCCGTCGACGTCGACGTCATCGACGCGGGGCCGGGCATCCCCCCGCACGAGCGTGAGGCGGTGTTCGCTGCCTTCCATCGCGGCGCGGCGAGCCCGGGCGTCGCCGGTCATGGCATCGGGCTCGCGCTCATCGCCCACGTCGCCGCCGCACACGCCGGCGCGGTCCGCCTGCTCGAGGTCGATCGTGGCGCGCACCTGCGGATCTCGTTGCCGCGCTGGTGCGAAGACGGCCGCTGA
- a CDS encoding response regulator transcription factor — protein MQVLVVDDSSELLDLLERALVRDGHEVRVAASVAQARTSIAAAAPELLVLDVALPDGTGIALCRELRDAGARWPILLLTAHGEVPRRVAGLDAGADDFLVKPFALAELRARVRALGRRGPIERQAAICLGDARLELGSRRASIDGREIPITAREWAILDILVHRRDRVVSRASILELVWGDASEGASASLDVLMARIRRKLGAEAIRTVRGEGYVATPR, from the coding sequence ATGCAGGTGCTCGTCGTCGATGATTCGTCGGAGTTGCTCGATCTGCTCGAGCGCGCGCTCGTGCGTGATGGGCACGAGGTGCGGGTCGCTGCCTCGGTGGCCCAGGCGCGCACGAGCATCGCGGCGGCAGCCCCCGAGCTGCTCGTGCTCGACGTCGCGCTGCCCGACGGCACCGGCATCGCGCTGTGTCGGGAGCTACGCGATGCCGGCGCGCGGTGGCCGATCCTGCTGCTCACCGCGCACGGCGAGGTTCCGCGTCGGGTCGCCGGCCTGGACGCTGGCGCCGACGATTTCCTCGTGAAGCCGTTTGCGCTGGCCGAGCTGCGTGCGCGCGTGCGCGCGTTGGGGCGGCGCGGACCGATCGAACGACAAGCCGCGATCTGCCTCGGCGACGCGCGACTCGAGCTCGGCAGTCGGCGCGCCAGCATCGACGGTCGCGAGATTCCCATCACCGCGCGCGAGTGGGCGATCCTCGACATCCTGGTGCATCGGCGTGACCGCGTGGTCTCCCGCGCGAGCATCCTCGAGCTGGTGTGGGGCGACGCGAGCGAGGGCGCGAGCGCAAGCCTCGACGTGTTGATGGCGAGGATCCGTCGCAAGCTCGGCGCCGAGGCGATCCGCACGGTGCGAGGGGAGGGCTATGTCGCGACGCCGCGCTGA